From Nocardia sp. NBC_00416:
TGACCACCACTGCGCCCAGCGACGTCTACTACGATCCCTACGATGTCGAGCTCAACGCCGACCCGTACCCCATGTTCGGGCGACTTCGTGCGGAAAGACCGCTCTACTACAACGAAACCCACGATTTCTACGCGATCAGCCGCTTCGCCGATGTCAACGCCGCGCTGATCGACAAGGACACCTTCAGTTCGGCCCGCGGCGCGATCATCGAGCTCATCAAGGCGAATATCGAGATCCCGCCGGGCGTGCTCATCTTCGAGGATCCGCCGATCCACACCGTGCACCGGAAACTGCTGGCCCGGATGTTCACCCCGCGCAAGATCGCCGCGCTCGAGGAGAAGGTCCGCGAGTTCTGTCGGCGCAGCCTCGATCCGCTGGTCGGCACCGGGCGCATCGACTTCATCGCCGACCTGGGCGCGCAGATGCCGATGCGCACCATCGGGATGCTGCTCGGCATTCCCGAAGAGGACCAGGAAGCCATCCGCGATTTCGCCAACGAGCAGATGCGCACCGAAGAGGGCAAGCCGATGAAGGCCGCGGAGGACGGCATTGTCAGCGGCGAGATCTTCGAGAAGTATGTCGACTGGCGGACCGAGAATCCGTCCGACGACATCATCTCCGAGCTGCTCGGTGTCGAGTTCGCGGACGAGACCGGCGCCGTGCGCCATCTCACCCGTGATGAACTGCTCACCTATATCAATGTCGTCTCCGGGGCCGGTAACGAGACCACGACCCGGCTGATCGGCTGGGCGGGCAAGGTGCTGTCCGAATATCCGGACCAGCGGCGCGAGCTCGCGCGGAATCCGTCGCTCATCCCGGCGGCGATCGAGGAGTTGCTGCGCTACGAACCGCCGGCGCCGCATGTCGCCCGGTATGTGACCCGGGATATCGAGTACTACGGGCAGACCGTGCCCGCGGGCAGCGCGATGATGATGCTGATCGGCGCCGCCAACCGCGACCACCGGCAGTTCGCTCCGGACGGGGATGTCTTCGATGTCCACCGGGAGGCCAAACCGCATCTGGCCTTCAGTGTGGGCACCCATTTCTGCATGGGGTCGGCGCTGGCGCGGCTGGAGGGCCGGATCGCGTTGGAGGAGATCTTGAAACGCTTCCCGGACTGGGAGGCCGACCTGTCGAACGCCAGACTTTCGCCGACCTCCACCGTTCGCGGTTGGGAGAGCATGCCGGCATTCACCGGCTGAGGCGACCAGGGGAGGTCGCCTTCAGAAGAGCGGGTGGATCGCGCGTATTCGCCGGGACGGTTCGCGCGGTCCACCCGTTCGCGTGGTCACCGGCCTACTCGCCGCCGGCCGCTACGCGGCGACGCGACGCCGCGTACGGCCGGGTTGCGGCCGGACCGGAGCGAGCGTGCGATGAGCGCCGATTGCACCTGCCAGCTACCGGACAGCTGGGCCGGATCGAGGCCGGTGAGCTGTTCCACGCGGCGGAGACGATAGTCGACCGTGTTGGGATGGATGCTCATCTCACGTGCGGTGACTTTACGGGCGAGGTTGTTGCCGATGTGCTGTCGCAGCGTGTCCAGTAGCTCGGGGTGCGCGTCGAGCGGATCCAGCAGGGTCTCCAGGGCTCGCCCTCCGGGACCCGGCCGGGTCAGCTGATATTCGAGCGCGAACTCCGCGAACGTGTAGAGGGCCGGGGCACGGGAAAGGCGTCGCACCATGTCCAGGACGGTGTGTGCGCTGTCGACCGACGAAGGTATGTGTTCGGCAGTGGTGGTGACCATCACTGCCGTGACCGGTATCCGGGCGGCCCGTGACAGGGCGG
This genomic window contains:
- a CDS encoding cytochrome P450, translating into MTTTAPSDVYYDPYDVELNADPYPMFGRLRAERPLYYNETHDFYAISRFADVNAALIDKDTFSSARGAIIELIKANIEIPPGVLIFEDPPIHTVHRKLLARMFTPRKIAALEEKVREFCRRSLDPLVGTGRIDFIADLGAQMPMRTIGMLLGIPEEDQEAIRDFANEQMRTEEGKPMKAAEDGIVSGEIFEKYVDWRTENPSDDIISELLGVEFADETGAVRHLTRDELLTYINVVSGAGNETTTRLIGWAGKVLSEYPDQRRELARNPSLIPAAIEELLRYEPPAPHVARYVTRDIEYYGQTVPAGSAMMMLIGAANRDHRQFAPDGDVFDVHREAKPHLAFSVGTHFCMGSALARLEGRIALEEILKRFPDWEADLSNARLSPTSTVRGWESMPAFTG